TTTTCAATGGACGTTGTCAGGCGCTCGAACGACTTCGGCGCGTATCTGTCCACAAACACCTTGTTAGTTCTTTTTGCTCCCGGCCCAACTGTCCTGCACCGCTAATCCCTCCAAGGCAAGCCCATAGCCCAGATTGTCCAGCATCAGTCGTTTGAGCTGTTGTGTGAGTGCGACCCGCGCATAGCGCACGGTGAGGGGCGGCTGTTTGACGATCTGGCGCGCGATCTCCCAGGCCCGATCTAGCACCTGCTCGCGCGGCACGACTTCGTTGACAACGCCCAGCGTGAGCGCCTCTTGCGCTGAGAGTGTCTGCCCCGTGAGCAGAAAATACCGCCCCCGGTTCGGCCCTAACAACAAGGGCCAAATTACCTGCACGCCGTCGCCCGGCACGAGGCCATTGATGAAATGGGGATTGTCCTGGAAAGTAGCTGTATCCGACGCAATGACGATGTCGCAGAGGACGGCGAGCTCCGCGTGAATCGTGGTTGGACCATTGACGGCGGCAATCATCGGGACTTCAATGTCGAGCATGTTCATGACCAGCTTCCTGCCATCCCAGAATACTTTGTCCCACGCCCGAGGAGTATTGAAGGTCCACTGCTGACCGCGGGCATAGTGGGCAACGAAAGATTCTCCGGTTCCCGTGACGATCACCACACGGTTCTCCGGATCGCTGCCGATGTCGTAGTAACATTGGCCTAGTTCGTCGTGTGGCTCTTTCCCCCACCGCAGCGTTCCACCGTCCGTCTGCAAGCGCAGCTGCAAAATGCCGTCGCGCCGTTCCAGCTGAATGGACTTAAACTTGTTTGCGTATTCTTCAAAGCGAGCCATGGTGAACCTCCGTAGCTTCGGCGCGCGCTCACGTGCTTGCGCGCTCGGGTGCGCCCCTGCCGCACAAGCATACCCCGCTAGGCGAATTTACGGATCAACGCCGCATAGCGGTCGAGTACGGGCCGTTGTTTGTCGGGACTCGCCGATGGAATCATGAATAAGATGCGATTAAAGCCCAACTTCATCAGCTCTCCAATCCGGGTCTCGATCCCGCGCGGAGCCATCTCCTCCCCCGTCAGGACGCTCAGATCGAATCGTTCTCTAGCTTGCCCGCGCCGCACAGCCTCAGCCCGGATGGCTTCGATCCCGCCCGCCAGGTCGACCCTCGCGTCTACGGGAACCCAACCGTCGCAATACTCAACGATCCGCTGCGGCGCCCACTTCGACCACGCTCCCATGAGGATGGGCGGGCCGCCGGCTTGCACGGGCTTGGGCCAGCACCACAAGGGAGCGAAATCCACGAACCTGCCGTGATACTCCGCGACCTCTTTCGTCCAGATCTCTTTCATCGCCAGGATGCGCTCGCGCGTGACTTTCCACCGATCCTTGAACTCCACGCCGTGATCGGCCATTTCTTCAGCGTTCCATCCGGCACCGATGCCAAACAGGAATCTCCCGTTCGCCACCCGATCGAGACACGCGACCATCTTGGCCAGATTGATCGTATTGTGTTCGGGCACTAGGCAGACCGACGTGCCCACTTTGAGCTTCGTCGTGACTGCGGCCACGGCTGAGAGGCCAATAAACGGATCGAAGAATTGCTTATAAAACTCGGGAAGTTCGCCGCCCATGGGAAATGGACTCTTGCGGCTGGTCGGAATATGCGAGTGTTCCCCGAACCACAGCGATTCGAAGCCGTGGGCTTCTGCCCACACCCCCAGCTCCGCCGGTTGCAGGGTATAATGGGTCGGAATTGTAACGATCCCAAAGTCGACCATCGCTTCTCCCTCCTTATTGGTGAAGTCAAAAAGTTTAGTTCGGACGTCCTCCACTACACAGTCAAAGGCTCAGGGCGCAGCTCTTCCAATGCTGGCATCACTTCCTTGGCAAAGAGCCGCATGCTTTTTTCCGTGGCAGCCATCGGCATTGAGCCATACTTGAAGACGAACATGATCTCGTCCGTGCCGAAGGCAGTGGCAAGATCCGTCACGCGCTTGATCACCTGCTCCGGCGTCCCCCACGGATGGCTCCGGTAAAAGGCTTGCCGGAAGGGAGAAGCATCTTTACGCAACGCGTTCTGCAGATCGCCATACTCCTTGTAGCCTTTGGTGCTCTGCAGATGGGTGCCCAAGAGCTCGTAGTGCCGCAACGCCGAATCGGCATACTCTTGCATATATTGTTGCGCTCCGGCCTCAGCCTCGCTCTCCGTCTCGGCAACATACGTCCACAGTGCGAGTTTCGTGTGACTCGGTCCATAGCCGGCCTTATGGCGCAGCTCCGCGTACTGGCGCATGTTCGACAACGCCAACTCCAGACTGGTGGTGGGAATCGTCAGTGGCGGCACGCCATGCTTGGCAATGACCTCTACGGTCTGCGGGGTGCCACCCGCGCACCACAAGTTCGCACTCAGGTCGTGGTCTGGTTGCGGCCGCAGATGGAGGCCTTGGATGTTGTAGAATTCGCCCGCGAAATCGCACTGACCCGTGGCCAACAATTGCCTGATCACCTGCAGTGACTCGTCGAATCGTCCTCTGGCTTCGTTCTGATCGACGCCCATGCCCCCGTATTCACGGCGGCCGAGCCCGCGGCCAACCCCGCAGATGATCTCACGGCCAGGGCCCAGAAACGAGTCCAGCATGTTGACGTCTTCGGCAACCCGCACCGGATTGTGCCAGGGCAGCACCACTACCATCGTGCCGAGATCAACGCGTTTGGTGATCCCGGCGATATAGGTGAGATACTGCAGCGGATTGGTCACCATCGTGTACGGGGTGAAATGGTGTTCGATGGTCCAAACCGAATCGAATCCGGCATCGTCGGCGATGCGGGCGATGTCGATTTCTTCGTTGAAGATTTCGCGATCCGACCGGGCCGCGCGCTTGGGCACGGATTTGCCCTGTTCCTCCGCTTCGTAGCGGTCCCAGTCGTTGTAGTTCTGATTAAAGATGGTTGCTCCGACACGCATGCTGTTCTTCTCCCTTTCTTTTCTGATCGTTCTCTCTCGATATATGTTTCCCGGACTGGCTATCCAACCGCCACGTTGAATTCCGATATATGCGCCTCATTCACCGGACTCGCTTTCGCTTCGCCCAGCGTGTCCCGCACCAGCGTGTGCAGGAAGCGTTCGATCCGCGCATTGGGCAGCTGCGCCACTTTCATCTGGACCAGCACGTACCCCGTCGCCGCAATCACCCGAGCGTCATCCTCGGCCTCGAGGTCCCGCTCACTCGCGGTTTCGAGCCGCCAGCGCCGAATCGTGCGCGCGAGCGTGGCAATGATCTGCTCTTGGAATCGCAGAAACAACGGCCACACCTCGTCACGCAGCGCGGTACTCCATTCGAGCAGGACGCGCGTATGGTCAGGATGCGCGTCGACCGCATCCGCAAAGGCGCGCATATGCTCCAGAATGAGCTCCGGCGCGGGCCCGCGTTTGCTGTGGACCGTTACGGCCATCTCGGTAAAGAACCGCGCCACCTCCTCCAGGACGGCGCTCACCAAGGCCTTGCGGGTGGGGAAATACACGAAGACGGTCGGCACCGACACTCTGGCGGTGCGCGCGATTTCGGCATGCCGAGCCGCGCCAAGCCCGCGACGTGCGAACACTCGCATCGCACATCGCAGCAGCAACGCCCGTCGTTCCGCTTTGTCCAGCGCGGGGGCGCGGCGACGACGCGTGGAAGAACCACGACTAGGCATGGAGTGAGTGCGTGTCATTCTCTTGATAAGCCAGAAGCAAACATGTGGCCAGCTACGAAAGAACGGTGCGGGCCAGTTCCTCCATTTCGGGCAGGATACTGTCCAAGTCCTGACCGTTCAGCCAGAGAACGACCCGGTGTGCTCCCGCTTGCTCGAAGTCCCGGATTTCTTTGGCCGACCGCCATTGGTGCTGCGCCCCAAATGCAGTGAAGTCGAAAGCCTTCGGGTCTCGCCCGATGTCCGCCGCGATCGCCTTGATGCGCTTCACGCCCTCCGCAAATACATCGACGCTCCGCACCACCGGGATCCATCCATCACCCCATTCCGCCACGCGCCTGAGGGCGCGTGGGTTGTTGACGCTGCCGAGGAGGATCGGCGGATGAGGTTTGCTCTTGGGCTTCGGGAAGCACCGCACCGGAGGAAAGTCGACGTAGCGGCCGTGATACTCCGAAATATCCTCCGTCCAGAGCACCTTCATCGCGGCGATATAGTCTTTTACCTGGCTCCAGCGATGCTCGAAGTCGCCGCCCAGAATGGTCGATTCCTCGGGGTTCCATCCCGCGCCGATGCCCAAGAGGAAGCGGCCCCCGCAGCTGTCGTCGAGCGTGGCCACCTGCTTAGCCGTGAGGATCGGATTGCGTTCCGGAATCAGGCACACCCCTGTGCCCAGCTTGATGCGGTTGGTGGTCGCGCCCGCGCGCGCCAGTGCTAGCAGCGGATCGGGGAGCTGCCAGAGAAAGTCGGGCGCAACGGTACCCTCTCTGGCGCCGGGATATTGGACGCTGGAGGTCTCTGGGATGATCGTATGGTCACCAACCCAGTAGGACTCGAAGCCGAGGTCCTCCGCTCGTTTGGCCACGATCGCGGGGTCTGCTTTGCTATACGGAGTCAGATGCATCAATCCGATCTTCATGGCGTCTTCTCCCATGCGAATTTTGTCGGCCCCGCCCGCTGCTTTTGCGTCAGGACACCATCACACGCCGTCGGCGCTGGCATCGTGGTCTCGCGGTCGATTGCACGCAGGTACCACATAATTGATAGTTTTGTCAATGCTCATTGATAAGTGTGTCAATCGATGAGTACCACGTCGTGGCGATGACGTTTCGAAGGAAAGTGCGCGCCCCTATTCCTTTTCACCCGTCTTTCCCTGCAACGGCGACCTACTTGACGATGAGCCCGTCCATCTTCCCCTCTTCGCGCCACTTGGCGAGCATGGCAAAGAAGGCGAGCCCGCCATCGGGGTAGTTGGTCTGAAGGAAGCCCTGCCCCTCGTTGGTGCCCTCGCCGTTGTAGTACCCTGGCGTGCAGGTATTCTGGTACTCGCTCATGGCGGTCGCTCCCGTCACGATCTTTACCCACTCCGCCTCAGCCTCGGGGGTTGGCTCGACTGATTTCGCTTTGCGATCATCCGCCTGCCTGACGAGATGAGCGACGTGGTTGGCCTGCTCGTCCAGCATGTAGGTGAAGTTCGCTGCAAAGCCGGTCTGGGTCAGCCCCATGTGGAAGCAGTTCGGGAAGCCATGGCTCAGGAAACCGTGGTAGGTCCGCATCCCTTTCGCCCAATAGTCAGACAGAGACACGCCGTTGCGGCCGTACATTTCAAACTGGGCGCGCCGCGTGTACACTGTCCCCACCTCGAAGCCGGTCGCGAAGATGAGGCAGTCCACTTCGTATTCCACACCATCCACCACGACGCCATGTTCGGTTATGCGCTCAACACCTTTACCTTTGGTGTCCACCAGCTTGACGCTGGGCCGGTTGAAGGTGCGTAAATAGTCGTCGTTGAACGTCGGACGTTTGCACCACTGCCCATACCACGCCTTGAGAGCTTCAGCCGTCTCTTGATCTCTCACCGTTGAAGACACGCGACCGCGCACCTCGTTCATCTTCTGGAAGTCAGCGATCTCTGCGATGCGTGCGATGTCTTCGCTGGAAAGGTCTGAGTGCTCCTTATTTGCGAGCAGCCGGCCCATATGCTTGAAGAGACTCGTCCACTGGTCGTTCACTAAATCTTCTTCGACGGCGATCCCGGTCAAGAGGGCGGTGAAGTTGTAGTTTCGCTCGAGCTGCCATCCGGGCTTAAGCGTCTTCACCCATTCCGGATCAGTCGGCTTGTTGTTCCGTTCGTCCACGGAGGACGGCGTCCGCTGAAGTACGTAGAGCTGCTTGGCATGCTCGCCCAAATGCGACACGCACTGAATCGCTGTAGCTCCCGTTCCAATAATGCCCACGCGTTTGTCATGGAGTTTGTGTAAGCCGCCGGTGGTATTGCCTCCAGTGTAGTCATAGTCCCAGCGACTGGTGTGGAAGGTATGGCCCTTGAACTTCTCGATTCCAGGGATACCCGGCAGCTTGGGGCGGTTGAGCGGGCCACTCGACATGATGACAAAACGCGCCTGGAAAACGTCAGCGCGATCAGTCGTGACTGTCCAACGTTGTGTTTCTTCATTCCAGCGCGCCTCTTTGATTTGAGTCTGGAAGCAAGCCCGCTCGTAGAGATGAAAATGCTTCCCAATCCGCTGGGCGTGTGCAAAGATCTCCGGCTGGAAGGAGTACTTTTCCTTCGAGATGTAGCCGGTTTCTTCGAGCAATGGCAAATAGACATAGGATTCGACGT
Above is a window of Deltaproteobacteria bacterium DNA encoding:
- a CDS encoding NAD(P)/FAD-dependent oxidoreductase, which encodes MSQTVTQSQPNRVPTAEELGFDPGVLRERYAAERAKRLRADANNQYQEMQGQYARLDLDPYVEPGFTRPVLQEELDVLIVGGGFGGLLAAARLQKVGITNIRIIEKAGDFGGTWYWNRYPGAQCDVESYVYLPLLEETGYISKEKYSFQPEIFAHAQRIGKHFHLYERACFQTQIKEARWNEETQRWTVTTDRADVFQARFVIMSSGPLNRPKLPGIPGIEKFKGHTFHTSRWDYDYTGGNTTGGLHKLHDKRVGIIGTGATAIQCVSHLGEHAKQLYVLQRTPSSVDERNNKPTDPEWVKTLKPGWQLERNYNFTALLTGIAVEEDLVNDQWTSLFKHMGRLLANKEHSDLSSEDIARIAEIADFQKMNEVRGRVSSTVRDQETAEALKAWYGQWCKRPTFNDDYLRTFNRPSVKLVDTKGKGVERITEHGVVVDGVEYEVDCLIFATGFEVGTVYTRRAQFEMYGRNGVSLSDYWAKGMRTYHGFLSHGFPNCFHMGLTQTGFAANFTYMLDEQANHVAHLVRQADDRKAKSVEPTPEAEAEWVKIVTGATAMSEYQNTCTPGYYNGEGTNEGQGFLQTNYPDGGLAFFAMLAKWREEGKMDGLIVK
- a CDS encoding TIGR03619 family F420-dependent LLM class oxidoreductase → MKIGLMHLTPYSKADPAIVAKRAEDLGFESYWVGDHTIIPETSSVQYPGAREGTVAPDFLWQLPDPLLALARAGATTNRIKLGTGVCLIPERNPILTAKQVATLDDSCGGRFLLGIGAGWNPEESTILGGDFEHRWSQVKDYIAAMKVLWTEDISEYHGRYVDFPPVRCFPKPKSKPHPPILLGSVNNPRALRRVAEWGDGWIPVVRSVDVFAEGVKRIKAIAADIGRDPKAFDFTAFGAQHQWRSAKEIRDFEQAGAHRVVLWLNGQDLDSILPEMEELARTVLS
- a CDS encoding LLM class flavin-dependent oxidoreductase, encoding MRVGATIFNQNYNDWDRYEAEEQGKSVPKRAARSDREIFNEEIDIARIADDAGFDSVWTIEHHFTPYTMVTNPLQYLTYIAGITKRVDLGTMVVVLPWHNPVRVAEDVNMLDSFLGPGREIICGVGRGLGRREYGGMGVDQNEARGRFDESLQVIRQLLATGQCDFAGEFYNIQGLHLRPQPDHDLSANLWCAGGTPQTVEVIAKHGVPPLTIPTTSLELALSNMRQYAELRHKAGYGPSHTKLALWTYVAETESEAEAGAQQYMQEYADSALRHYELLGTHLQSTKGYKEYGDLQNALRKDASPFRQAFYRSHPWGTPEQVIKRVTDLATAFGTDEIMFVFKYGSMPMAATEKSMRLFAKEVMPALEELRPEPLTV
- a CDS encoding LLM class F420-dependent oxidoreductase, yielding MVDFGIVTIPTHYTLQPAELGVWAEAHGFESLWFGEHSHIPTSRKSPFPMGGELPEFYKQFFDPFIGLSAVAAVTTKLKVGTSVCLVPEHNTINLAKMVACLDRVANGRFLFGIGAGWNAEEMADHGVEFKDRWKVTRERILAMKEIWTKEVAEYHGRFVDFAPLWCWPKPVQAGGPPILMGAWSKWAPQRIVEYCDGWVPVDARVDLAGGIEAIRAEAVRRGQARERFDLSVLTGEEMAPRGIETRIGELMKLGFNRILFMIPSASPDKQRPVLDRYAALIRKFA
- a CDS encoding enoyl-CoA hydratase/isomerase family protein, whose protein sequence is MARFEEYANKFKSIQLERRDGILQLRLQTDGGTLRWGKEPHDELGQCYYDIGSDPENRVVIVTGTGESFVAHYARGQQWTFNTPRAWDKVFWDGRKLVMNMLDIEVPMIAAVNGPTTIHAELAVLCDIVIASDTATFQDNPHFINGLVPGDGVQVIWPLLLGPNRGRYFLLTGQTLSAQEALTLGVVNEVVPREQVLDRAWEIARQIVKQPPLTVRYARVALTQQLKRLMLDNLGYGLALEGLAVQDSWAGSKKN
- a CDS encoding TetR/AcrR family transcriptional regulator encodes the protein MTRTHSMPSRGSSTRRRRAPALDKAERRALLLRCAMRVFARRGLGAARHAEIARTARVSVPTVFVYFPTRKALVSAVLEEVARFFTEMAVTVHSKRGPAPELILEHMRAFADAVDAHPDHTRVLLEWSTALRDEVWPLFLRFQEQIIATLARTIRRWRLETASERDLEAEDDARVIAATGYVLVQMKVAQLPNARIERFLHTLVRDTLGEAKASPVNEAHISEFNVAVG